The Lutzomyia longipalpis isolate SR_M1_2022 chromosome 2, ASM2433408v1 DNA window AGTTCCCGTCGGAGGGCATAGTAGACAGTACGATGCTTAACATGATCAGGTCCTCCATCGCATCGTGGTGAGAGTTTATTGTCATACCCATAGGAGTAGGTTGATGCTTCCTGGCACGTGATGCCGCCGTACTTGATGGCTTCTGCTGAgcatttttgaacttttcccGGCTTGCGGAATTTATTGGTCACTCCCTGCTTCCAGAATGTCATGTCACACGTACAAATCCAGGGGTTTTCAGTCAAGCGGACAACTTTTGCGGGGAGATTGTCAAAAAAGGTATGCGGGAGCTTGGTCAGGAGATTGTCATTCAGATAGATTTCTCGTAAATTCTTTTGCTGCGTGAAGAGATTCGGTGGCAGAAAGGTGATGCGATTCCGGGAGAGATCAATCATTTGGATGCTTTCTGTCCCGAAGAAGGCATCCATGGAGATCTCTGTGATCCCACAGCGATTGAGGATGACTTCTTCAACCCTTGGCATCCCACTGAAGGCATCAAATTCAATTCGACTGAGATTCCCATGCACTTTGAGCATTGTCAAGCTGGGGAGGCGTCGGAAAATTCCCTGAACGAGAGAACTTGCAGTAGCATTGAGAATTGTGAGGGATTTGAGGAAGGGGAGGTTGTCAAAGACACTTCCAGTTGAGAGATCAATTGGGGTTGCGTGGGAACCCAAGAAGATCTCCCGGCTGGCATTCATAACGCCAAAAGTGCTCTCAAAGATGTACTTGATGGGATTCTCGCGAATGTCCACAGTGTGGATTTCCGGGAAGGGTGGGAAGGTGAGCTCACTGAGCTTCGTGAGGCTGTTGTAGCTCAAATCCAACGTACGGAGGTGTAGCAATCCCGCCAGATCGCGATAGTTCATATTGAGGATTTTATTGTGTGCCAGAGAGAGCGTTAGGAGATTGGGGGTGCCGTAGAAGGCAAATGCCGGGATGATTTTGATGTCATTGTGCTCAAGGGAGAGATGCTGGAGCTTCGTGAGCCCATCAAATACCTCCCAGTGGAGCTCGTCCATTTCACAGTTGTGCATCATGAGGATCTCAAGGGATTCCCAGCCGTAGAATGTGGCAGTGCGTGATCGTTGTTGCTCCATCACGTACACTTCGTATGGCACAATCTCAACTTCCTCCTCAATCTCAAGCGATATGTTGTACTCAACACGCTCACTTTCGGGGACATAGTTGAAATTCTCAGATGGATCTACAGCATCACTACGACGCATGGTCTTCTCATTGCCCTCAAGTTGAATGGACTCAAAGTTGGCGTACAGCAAGCCCGGCAGAGGCTTATCAATGAGCAGAGTTATGTTCTTATCGTGGGAGCCTCGAATTTCGAGTGTGGTCAGTTCCGAGAGTGGCGATAGATCCTCAGTGTAGATGATTACTCTGTGTGTAGCACCCGATGAGAGGAGTGTTAGCGCATGTAGGTCTTGCGGTAGGGAGCCCAGTAGACTCCTCGTATCCATTTCCGCCTGAATTATGCACGTGACGCTCTTCATGTATGGATTTCCCACGGCATGCGCTTCACTCTCCAGAGccaccttttaaaaaatataataatgaagcagtttatttatttttttctgttgagaataattaatttaaatgtttttgttattaattttatggttTGTTAGTAAAtaagagaatattaaaaaaaatataatgggCAAAGATTAAAACGGGTTAAATATTCCCTTGGCAATGGGAAAAATTTCGGAAGTGAAAAtctcatcattttcttcatgtttATGATTTATGCTTATTACATTGcctatgtaaataaaatatttaagatatGTTGCGTTGTGTGAACTATAAAACATGTTTTtcgtgtttttctttcttaaatattttaatgtaagTTTCCCTGCTAAAACTCTGAAGCATTCCCtcatgaatttattgagaaaatctagaaaattccaagaaaatctttatgctaaaaagaagtttatttttggaaaCGAATTGggattctaaagaaaaaaaacattcaaagctCTCAcagtaaaatataatttgtgaaaaatctccaaaaattgttctaaattCTTTAACAAATACACGAAAattaatagcaaaaaa harbors:
- the LOC129788987 gene encoding leucine-rich repeat-containing G-protein coupled receptor 6-like; amino-acid sequence: MLLMWRIFLLLFNVLVFCVAKGVAEKWEDIAIICPNQCVCQYEPFLDLSIARWILGASKVVQNENEEQEIVENEVALESEAHAVGNPYMKSVTCIIQAEMDTRSLLGSLPQDLHALTLLSSGATHRVIIYTEDLSPLSELTTLEIRGSHDKNITLLIDKPLPGLLYANFESIQLEGNEKTMRRSDAVDPSENFNYVPESERVEYNISLEIEEEVEIVPYEVYVMEQQRSRTATFYGWESLEILMMHNCEMDELHWEVFDGLTKLQHLSLEHNDIKIIPAFAFYGTPNLLTLSLAHNKILNMNYRDLAGLLHLRTLDLSYNSLTKLSELTFPPFPEIHTVDIRENPIKYIFESTFGVMNASREIFLGSHATPIDLSTGSVFDNLPFLKSLTILNATASSLVQGIFRRLPSLTMLKVHGNLSRIEFDAFSGMPRVEEVILNRCGITEISMDAFFGTESIQMIDLSRNRITFLPPNLFTQQKNLREIYLNDNLLTKLPHTFFDNLPAKVVRLTENPWICTCDMTFWKQGVTNKFRKPGKVQKCSAEAIKYGGITCQEASTYSYGYDNKLSPRCDGGPDHVKHRTVYYALRRELKCPRKRSIVETKTAVSGKVLSPKETEYQMMLKRLDGKQMVGASSREHERLLKMKKERLRMNRMKFSKNIVVDPKKIFTSNSMSNDI